The proteins below come from a single Panicum hallii strain FIL2 chromosome 7, PHallii_v3.1, whole genome shotgun sequence genomic window:
- the LOC112900545 gene encoding uncharacterized protein LOC112900545, with protein MVRLSKVLIDEGSSLNIIFSKTLESMGYDMTSLVPTQEAFYGIIPSFGSTPIGQTLYHVILGSLALAKFMAIPNHTYLILKMLALNGAISIHGDVKTSNSCDSENINLSEALERSNNAILVADSVKKIPPVLVSIPKNDSATKLQLKPGQEKKTIPLQHDDPDKTALISTGLDQA; from the exons ATGGTCCGCCTTTctaaggtgctcatcgatgaaGGCAGCAGCCTCAACATCATCTTCTCAAAGACATTGGAGAGCATGGGCTACGACATGACTTCCTTGGTCCCGACCCAGGAAGCCTTCTACGGAATCATCCCTAGCTTCGGCTCGACCCCGATCGGCCAA ACCTTGTACCACGTGATCCTAGGAAGTCTTGccctcgccaagttcatggcgatCCCCAACCATACATACCTCATCCTCAAGATGTTGGCCCTAAATGGAGCCATCTCCATCCATGGTGATGTAAAGACTTCCAACTCCTGCGATTCAGAGAACATCAACCTCTCTGAGGCGCTGGAGCGGTCGAACAATGCCATCCTGGTGGCCGACTCGGTGAAGAAGATCCCTCCAGTTTTAGTCTCCATACCGAAGAATGACTCGGCCACCAAGCTGCAACTAAAGCCAGGTCAGGAGAAGAAGACCATCCCCCTCCAGCACGATGACCCCGACAAGACCGCCCTGATCAGCACAGGGCTCGACCAAGCATAG